The sequence ATTCCGTCTCGCACCGGGCCGGGTCGGCGTCGCCGAAGAGCTTCTCCACCCGCCAGTATTCCTCCGCCGGGTCGAAACCCAGTTCCTTGGCGTAGGCGGCCGCCCCCTGCAGCAGCTTGCGGGCGCAGCACGGTTCCACCGGATTGACGCCCTCGGCGTGGGTCTTGGTGAGCATGGGCTTGAGCTTGCTCAGATAATCGGCCTTGCGCATCACGGTGAAGAAAGCCTCGCGCACCCCCAGGCAGTAGGTGTCCACCACGAAGGCACTGACGGCGACTTCGGCATACGGGGTTTCCCGCGCCAGCAGCACGCTGCCCATGCCGACCTTGTCAACGCTTGCGCCCACCAGACAGTCGATGATGGGATGTTCCAGGTACTTCTCCGGCCGCAGGCCCTTGGCCTGCTTCTTGACGACCGTCTTCTGCTTGCGCTTCTGCGCCTTTTTCTGCAGCTTCTTCTGCCGCTTTTTGGGGTCAACCGCCATGTCGCTCCTCAGGTTCTCGGGTTGATTCGGAGGAAAAGAAACTCTGCCATAACAACAGCCCCACCCCTACGGTGATCGCCGTGTCGGCAAGATTGAAGGCCGGCCAGTGCCAGCCGCCCAGGTGGAAATCGAGAAAATCGACCACGAAACCGTAGCGGATGCGGTCGATGAAGTTGCCCAAGGCCCCGCCGAGGATCAGGCTGATGCCGGCGGCCTCCAGCCACCGCCCCCTGGGCAGGCGCCAGAGCCACACCGTCAGGATCACGCTGGCTCCCAGGGCCAGGGCGACAAAGAACCAGCGCTGCCAGCCGCCGGCGCCGGCGAGAAAGCTGAACGCCGCCCCGGCGTTGTGGACGTGGACCAGGCGGAAGAACGGCAGCAGTTCGACGGCGTGGCGGTACGGCAATCCTGCTACCACCCACGCCTTGGTGAGTTGATCGAGGATCATCACAGCCGCCGCCAGCGCCAGCCAGCCGAGGCGGTCACGCATACCGGCGCACTTCGCCAGAACCGGCCACGTTTTCCACGCAACGACCGCACAACTGCGGATGCTCCGGGTGGCTGCCCACGTCCTCGCGCCGGTGCCAGCAGCGCACGCACTTGGGATGGAGCGAAGGCTCGACCAGGATCTTCAGCCCTGCCAACTCCTCGGCCGGTTCGGCAGCCGCAGGCGCCTCCGCCAGGGTCCTGACCTCGGCGCTGGAGGTGATGAGGACGAAGCGCAGCTCGTCGGCCAGCCGCCCG comes from Methylomarinovum caldicuralii and encodes:
- the lspA gene encoding signal peptidase II — its product is MRDRLGWLALAAAVMILDQLTKAWVVAGLPYRHAVELLPFFRLVHVHNAGAAFSFLAGAGGWQRWFFVALALGASVILTVWLWRLPRGRWLEAAGISLILGGALGNFIDRIRYGFVVDFLDFHLGGWHWPAFNLADTAITVGVGLLLWQSFFSSESTREPEERHGG